The Budorcas taxicolor isolate Tak-1 chromosome 18, Takin1.1, whole genome shotgun sequence genome window below encodes:
- the SELENOV gene encoding selenoprotein V, which translates to MNNQPRTPAPTPAQASTPVRGSTQRRTSIQVRTPTASPNSGPTRITTLVRTPALIQTLTPIRTPTPVRTPTPVPPSTPVRTRTSVRTPTPIPPSTPFRTPTPVPLSTPVRPPTPVRPPTPVRPPTPVRVPTPIGTPTLIRSPTPVQIPIPDPIPTPIPSRVLIPALESLPDSSLPSGPPLELEPTLTVSPAKNLEPSPRVKQVSSAASGFPPIQEPLPALTPLATDLRSPSRGSPLRTDPSTTKLIASSSGHVPGTPILGAIQAILPVPATALASISGNLKAENKIMVRVVYCGLUSYSLRYILLRKSLEQQFPNSLIFEEEISAQATGEFEVFVDGKLIHSKKNGDGFVDEAKLQTIVNLLNEEFKKSVAGN; encoded by the exons ATGAACAACCAGCCGCGGACCCCAGCCCCTACCCCGGCCCAGGCCTCGACTCCAGTCCGGGGTTCGACTCAGCGCAGGACCTCCATTCAGGTTCGGACTCCGACTGCGAGCCCGAACTCGGGCCCGACCCGGATCACGACTCTGGTCCGGACGCCGGCTCTCATCCAGACCCTGACCCCCATCCGGACCCCAACTCCGGTCCGGACCCCAACTCCGGTCCCGCCCTCAACTCCGGTCCGGACCCGAACTTCGGTCCGAACCCCAACTCCGATCCCGCCCTCAACTCCGTTCCGGACCC CAACTCCGGTCCCGCTCTCGACTCCGGTCCGGCCCCCGACTCCCGTCCGCCCCCCGACTCCCGTCCGGCCTCCGACTCCTGTCCGGGTCCCGACACCGATCGGGACCCCGACACTGATCCGGTCCCCGACTCCGGTCCAGATCCCAATTCCGGACCCGATCCCAACCCCGATCCCATCTCGGGTCCTGATTCCTGCCTTGGAATCCCTCCCTGACTCGTCTCTGCCTTCGGGCCCGCCCCTGGAACTTGAACCCACGCTCACTGTGTCACCTGCCAAGAATCTTGAGCCAAGCCCGAGGGTGAAGCAAGTTTCATCAGCCGCCAGTGGATTTCCTCCCATCCAAGAGCCCCTTCCTGCTCTTACTCCATTGGCCACCGATTTGCGGTCCCCATCCCGCGGGTCCCCTCTGAGGACAGACCCATCGACCACCAAGTTGATAGCTTCTTCTTCTGGACATGTCCCAGGGACGCCCATCCTAGGGGCCATCCAGGCCATCTTACCGGTTCCTGCCACCGCATTAGCCTCCATCAGTGGGAACCTCAAAGCGGAAAACAAGATCATGGTTCGAGTGGTTTACTG TGGCCTCTGAAGCTACAGCCTGCGG TACATCCTACTGAGAAAGAGTCTGGAGCAGCAATTTCCAAACTCTCTAATCTTC GAGGAAGAAATATCTGCCCAGGCTACAGGGGAGTTTGAAGTGTTTGTGGATGGGAAACTGATACATTCAAAGAAG AATGGTGATGGCTTTGTGGATGAGGCCAAGCTACAGACAATTGTGAACCTGCTCAATGAGGAGTTCAAGAAAAGTGTAGCAGGCAACTAG